One part of the Gammaproteobacteria bacterium genome encodes these proteins:
- a CDS encoding CBS domain-containing protein has protein sequence MVEKDPMQAAMTVQALLTGLPLVPVTAALQEAALTLQKVEVELLAVSDGKRVVGSISVWDLALTACAAGYDPGTTPVLNVMSCQPVLFRVDMTAAESLQLMRRKGLSAVLAYDCKDRYEGVLCLRRLLDLLDPIAPDGPEPEYVRRVRGEPL, from the coding sequence ATGGTTGAAAAGGACCCGATGCAGGCGGCGATGACCGTCCAGGCGCTGTTGACCGGCCTGCCTCTCGTACCCGTGACCGCGGCCCTGCAGGAAGCGGCGCTGACTTTGCAGAAGGTGGAGGTTGAGTTGCTCGCCGTCAGTGATGGTAAGCGGGTGGTGGGGTCGATCAGCGTCTGGGACCTGGCCCTGACCGCCTGCGCAGCCGGGTACGATCCCGGAACGACACCGGTGCTTAATGTCATGAGCTGTCAGCCGGTACTGTTCCGGGTCGACATGACCGCCGCGGAATCGCTGCAGCTGATGCGGCGCAAAGGTTTGTCCGCGGTGCTGGCATACGACTGTAAGGACCGATATGAGGGCGTCCTGTGTCTGCGTCGCCTGCTTGACCTTCTCGATCCGATCGCGCCGGATGGCCCGGAACCCGAGTACGTACGCCGGGTAAGGGGCGAGCCGCTGTGA